The genomic stretch TAGGAGTCGCCGGAGCAGCCGTACATGCTGCCGTTGTAGTACTGCATGTTCAGCCACCACAGCCGGCCGTTGTCCGCGTACTTCTTGATGATCGGCAGATACGCGCCCCAGATCGAGCCGTAGGTGACGCTGCCGCCGGTGACGTACGCGGTCTCGGGGGCCATCGTCAGGCCGAAGCCGGACGGCATCCGGTCGAGGATGCCGTCGATGATGCGGATCAGGTTGGCCTGGGACGGGGACAGCCGGGTGATGCTGCCGCTGTCTGTCAGGCCCGTCTCGATGTCTATGTCGACGCCGTCGAAGTTGTACTTCTTCAGGATGGGGACGATCGTCGAGACGAACTTGTCGGCCACGGTGGCCGAGTTGAGGTCGATGCCGGCCGTCGCGCCGCCGATCGAGAGCAGGATCGTCTGGCCGGACGCCTTGGCGGCGCACATCTCGGCGGGCGTCGCCACCTTCACGCCCGTGTCCATGCCGTCCTCCCACAGCGCTGTGCCGTCGGAGCGGATGACCGGGAAGGCCGCGTTGATGACGTTGTAACCGTGCGCGGGGATACGGGAGTCGGTGATCGGGGTCCAGCCGAAGGGCGGGTGGACGCCGTTGGCCGAGCCGTCCCAGTTCTCCCAGTAGCCCTGGAGGACCTTGCCGGCCGGCCGGGACTTCACGGCGCAGGTGTCGGCGGCGGAGGCGGTGGGGGCGGTGGCGATCGCGAGGGGGACGAGGGCGGCCGCGGTGAGCGCGGTGGCGAGCAGGCGTCGGAGCATGCGAGGCCTCCCGGTGGGGGGTACGGCGAGGTGTCGTAGGCATGACAGTGCTCTGGTCCAGACCTCTCGTCAATAGGTCTGGACCATTCTGTGGGCTTCAGGGCTTCTGCAGGTCTTCCGAGGCCTTGAATGACAAAGTTGGAGTGACAGATATTGAAATCTGTCAGGTGTCATGGCATCGTGAAGGCATGACGATGCGAACCCGAAACCTCGGAACCACCGGACCTGCCGTCTCCGCCCTCGGCCTCGGCTGCATGGGCATGTCCGCGCTCTACGGCGACGCCGACCGCGCGGAGTCCATCGCGACC from Streptomyces roseochromogenus subsp. oscitans DS 12.976 encodes the following:
- a CDS encoding chitinase, whose translation is MLRRLLATALTAAALVPLAIATAPTASAADTCAVKSRPAGKVLQGYWENWDGSANGVHPPFGWTPITDSRIPAHGYNVINAAFPVIRSDGTALWEDGMDTGVKVATPAEMCAAKASGQTILLSIGGATAGIDLNSATVADKFVSTIVPILKKYNFDGVDIDIETGLTDSGSITRLSPSQANLIRIIDGILDRMPSGFGLTMAPETAYVTGGSVTYGSIWGAYLPIIKKYADNGRLWWLNMQYYNGSMYGCSGDSYEAGTVAGFTAQTDCLDKGLVVQGTTIKVPYDKQVPGLPAQPGAGGGYMSPSLVSQAWQHYGSALKGLMTWSINWDGSKNWTFGDNVKALQGR